TGCTTTTTTCTGATTATTTTaaatatattttggtcatctgGGATTTATATCCCTGTGTTTTCCAAATGGTAGCCGGCTATTCTGACTCCTGGAGGAAGGGGTGGCAAGTGCAAGGGAGAATACCCCTTAGGGGCTTAAATACACGTGGGTTTTTGGGGCCTGCATCCAATGGAGCCCTAAGAGAAAAACCTTTTCCAGAAGGGAATGTGTCCCCGTGGGCTGTACGGCTCATATACAAAACCAGGACTCATCATGACAACCTTCAGACCAACCTGTATAATGCCCGTACTAACGTTACAGATTTTTCTTGAGAATGTCTCTTAAAACAATAAAATTATTTTTGTATAGTCTAATGTAAAAACAATTGTACTTGAGTCTACGTATAATTTTCTAATATTATGACCATCTAAGTTACATTTTGCGTGGTAGCTACGATGGTGTACCCAGGCGTGTAGTACAGGTGATCTCCAGGTCGTTTTAGCAGCGAAACCAATCACCACCGAGCATCCAGAACCTGGAGACAAGCAGGATCAGGATCCCGGTCGTCCTCCGTCGACGACATTTATCATTTTTGCTGAATGTTTTTTTATGAAACAAATATTTATGACACTGCTAATGCTACGGGCCACATAAGTCCAAAGCTAATTAACTATACTGAACAACTTGCAAGAGGCATGTAATACTaacaaattaattaattaataatacAAAAGCATCTGTAACAAAGACCAAATCACTGGTTTCTTTTTTGCTTCTTCTTTGTACAGTCCTTTGCAAATATTACTGTACAGCTTTGGTCTCTATATAAATAAATTTCCTATCCTGTTTGTCAACAGAAAAAAATAAGAACAAATCAGCTGACAAATGAAGTGCCAAATCATATTCTTTCAAGCTGAATATTGGTATTCCAAGCACAAATTACTGAGTTTACACTCAAGGCAAACATTTCGCGGTCTCTGTGTGCTTCATATTTTAGGACTCTGCATATTGATTATCATTATTTCATCATGGGATTTCAGGGAAACTCTTACTGAACCAACATGCACTATGTAGGTGATGCCTCTGCTGACGGAGGCTGGAGCCATTGCCCGTTTTACTCAAAGACAACTAACCATCACTGCTTGACATGTGTGTTACCATCCCCGTGCTTAAAATAAAGATTGTATGTATGTGCATTTTCGACGAAATTGCATAGTTTTGCATCTCTACTATAATTGAAAACTTAAGACTCATCATCACGGAGGCTTCATCGCTCCCGTCCATATCGCCGAAGAAAAATAAAGGAAACCGCCGAGGACACTGGCCGCTATCGTCGCGACTCCATGATCTCCGCGCCCTCCACGATCTCTGCGCGCAGGCCACAGACCCTGCGCCCTCCACTTGTTTGGTTGCTGCCTCCGCCGCGACGGCAGAGTAGCTGTCGTACCCACCGCAAAGGACACTACCGTCGACGCCGCCAGCAAGACCTCTATCTTTGCGCCGCCACGATCTCCGCGTGCAAGCCACGATCTCCGCGCGCACATCGGCGGCAGTCCAGCACCGGGCCTCGAGCGACGGGCACCGCGACGATCGCAATCCAAAGCCCCCGCGCCGTGATCGCGGCGCCCTCGGTGGCGGCGCCGTCAGCACTCGATCGGTGACTGCAACTAGGCCAGGAGCGAGCACAACCTCCGCAGCGCTGCCGTCATGCTCAACCCCTCCGCCCAGGCGATATCCAGTCTTCATCATCACGTGATGCCACCACAGGTATCCCTCAGTGCGAGACTCTTCCAGTTCCAGGTCGGGTCACTTTCTAGCTTTTAATTTCGAGCCATGCACATACATGGATTTCAAACTTCTGAATTTAGTTGCCTGACGATGACATGAATTTCAGTGAGATTAGACGAACTTGTGCAAGCTCAACTCTCATTTAATTTACTGCCCGGAGCTCTGCTTCTAACTACATTGACGGCTCTCATACACCTATTAAATTTATTTTGGATATTACAACCAAAAGATCCATAAATTAAATATATTTGACAGGAACATAACTATCTTATTGAACTAAGTCAGGCGGGTTCAGAGATAAAACATAAAATCCAACTTATTCATGCAATAAGATAGTTTTGcattagttgtaggtttgaaaatgcattcccacctgtatttcctagtactttgttcaaacgaaaaattatatcatatatgtcttagcaaaagaaataaaatacgatttcatgtttaccacaaaaataaccaacctcatcatactcaaccatatggccgcaataatggcctattccaagctccgaagggactaggccatagttggatttaacaccacattcgcacatgacaggaggtgctttgtaaattactctttctttcttcttttccttaacctttcgcggttctttcggccattggttcttaggaccatacaaccactccttgaaacgatacTTCGACATTGAAAACACCAaaataagtagacattagtatatgaacacatatagctcaatatttcaacacatacactttgcacttatttcatgcttgtttggacacacaaacttcaacgtattcttagggtttatcacagctcgatctccacaatcgcacagaggaggtttctcgagttgtctaactatggctaggtgcttctccttagccgtcattggcggagggttagaggagtggaacccaccgcttgaagtgctcacgtggatgtctccctctaaaccaatcgtcgaaaaggatgtacctaggatcaaacttgtctgcaccgtcgttCTACTGAAAGAGAAAACACCTCTCATGGtactacacaacgagattccaacaaaatattagtaccatacttacacaaataaagaaaaaggatagtgaaaataatttcttacattaaaatgactgcatgtgtagaagcaacgcgccgctgtgtccgaatgtttcgattgaaaaacatggaccgaaaaaccacagtcacagttagggatagtGAGGTCAGGAGGGATgatggcatctttgctagacgcgtcagggtataattctcgaggacgacacCGTTTTTTCCAAAAGTCcccccgaaacatttcttgcatctaacaaaacggatgtaatttaacaaacataaattaaaacatcacaaataaatgtcaatgagaaccatagctacaatacaaccaatttctttctaagaaccgaaagcagttaacattaaaccctaaacctagggctttctatttgatgcacaacaatgaacctatAACATAACtgcatgcgcctaggtttgctagctttttcatgCCTTAACATCATCCTACGTTtgaataatacatatattgagggatagaatgaaatTCTAAGTGATGACAATTATTACGTTCAAAAATTCGACTAATATATATCGAATCGATACGAAAAAAATTAAGAGAGGagcgatgataccttgctctcgaagatctacggatcaaatcaaagttccTAAGGTCCAACATgttgattcgtgaggtagggtgaagtggggagagaaaaaaccccgAGATGGAGgataaagaagaggaagaacgctcggtcACGAAGCTTGGGCTGGGTTAAATGGCAAGGAGTTCGGCgctagtcactctggcgccgagctcggcgccgcctTCCACGTTCGCGTCGAGCCTAGACGGCGCCGAGCTCCCTACCATATCACCTTCCATGTTCGCGTCGAGccaagacgtgttagctcggcgccagcattaATGGCACTGAGCTAAGGATCTATATTCTGAAATCTTTTCTCCATGAATCTATTTACGAGAGATTTTCaataaaaaagggttaaaatgtAAAAAAATTCGGGCAAAACGGCATCACGGCAGGAATACGTGTACAACGTTTTATTCCACTCCGGGGCACAGGGAGGGGAAGCCTTCCGGGCCGCGGCTGAGGGCACACGGCAGTCACGAACCCGTGCACAGCAAGCGAAAGCGAAGCGAGAGCAAAGCCCTCCCCGGCTCGGCTCCCACCCCCGAACGAAATCGAAACGACTGCTCCCCTCCCGTCCCCGCGGCCAAACCCACGACCAACGTCTCCGATCCGATCCAAGCCGCCATGGATTTCTTCAAGTCCATCCTCGCCGAGCCCGATCCGGACCCGGCGTCCCCGCCGCCCgagcaggagccggagccggaacccgctggatccgcctcctcctccagcggcggcggcggcgggtggggcTTTGGCGGCCTGCTCAAGACGCTCACCTCGCAGTCCGAGACCGTGCTGGAGGCCTACCGCCGCGACCTTGCCGAGTTCGGCACCGGCCTGCGCCGCGAGACGGAGGTGCTCCGCGAGGCCGCCGCCCGGGCCGCGCGGGACCTGCCGTCCTCCGCGCACGCGCTCGACGGGCTCGCCGACATCGTCACGCAGGGCAAGGAGGCGCTCTCCCaggccgccgccgcttccgccgGGCCCCAGGcctccgacggcggcggcggcgactccgacctCAGCTCCGCGTCCGGGGCCCACGTCCGATACAGCCGCTTCGAGGCGCAGCTGCGCGCGCTCCAGGCGGATCCGGCCACGTTCACGTCCGATCCCGAGGACGCCGAGGACTACGCCGCGTGGAGCGAGGGGTTTAGCCTGGACGAGAGGGAGGAGGAGATCGAGGCCCTGTGCTACGACAGCGACGCGCTGGAAGCCATGGCGGACAGGCTCGTCCCGGACGCCGTGCCCCGCGAGGTGTTCTGGGCGAGGTACTTTTACCGCGTCCATAAGCTGAAGCAGCAGGAGGACGCCAGGGCGAAGCTCGTGCAGCGTGTGATCGcgcaggaggaggacgaggacttgAGCTGGGAGGTCGatgacgaggaagaggaagaggaagagcagCACAAAGACAGCACGGAGGAGCTAGCGGAAAGGAGGCAAGAGACGATCAAAGAAGAAGTCAGACAGGATGTGGCTGATAAGAAAATGGGGAGAGAGTTGTAGAAGAGAGCAGAGTTGAGGCAGTGGAAGAAGTGCCTGATTtggagaaggaagagaagaatgCCGTCGAGCCACAGCCAGTTGTTCTCGGTAGCTCTTTGGTGGTAGTGGACAAGGAGGAGGAACGGCAGAATGCTGATGAGCCACAACCAGCGGTTCTCGGTAGCTCTTTGGTTGTGGTGGGCGAGGGTGAGAATGCAGAGCCCTCCAAGTCGAATGTCGAAGAATCGGGTGACAAGAAGGAAGGAGCAAAGCATGAGACGAGTGATTCGAGCAAGGACAGCAATTACTCCATAGTGTCTAGACAGCGAACGGCGGAGGAAGAGGATCTTGAATGGGATGAGATTGAGGATCTAggagagcatgaagaaaagaaaggcAGCACCCACACCTCAAGCCCTGCTCTGAAGGAGGAGCTGCGCAAGAGGCTGAGCGttgctgaagatgatgaggatttaAGCTGGGATATCGAGGACGATGATGATAATGCTTGAATGCCAATGGTGGTATGGAAGTGTCAATTGTATTTCTACATTTCTTACCTTTCATTACTTGCACAAGATACTGTGATTTGGCCAATAATGATTGGTTAATTGTGATCCTTATGCTATGGACACGTGTGTACACTGTAAACTCTCTAGTTCGATGATATCAAGTGGCAATTGGCTAAGCGTCAATCTATTATGTTGTCTATGTGGTATTTATTTACTGTAAACATTATTTGACTTGCGTCACATGTTATAATGTTGTTTGTTTATTAATGTACATTTGCTACACCAGAATTTGGGACAGCGTTTGAACAATTTATATCAGAACCACCATTGAGGACATTTCTTTCAGTAGTTGAGCTTTGTCAAGTTACTCCAGATAGTGGATGAGCATGATGAATGAATGCCTTGAGAGAACATTGATGGGTCAAATTGCCTTCACCGGTGAGTAGCAGGAACAACAAACATTGACATCTTCTGATTCATTCATTTAAAGGTTATGGAGAAGCTACATATGTTTTTGAAGGATTGTCTAGTACTCGGTGCTTTTTAACTGGGAATGTctctttgcatatgcatcacCGTTTACCACTGTCACTCTTCGCTTGCTTTTCGCTGCACCAGATTGGAAGGCCAGGGCATCACATTTGCCTATGATTTCTGCATATATATACAGTATAAAGGCTAAGTCGATGTGTTTTTTCCTTCTGTCTTCTGCCTCAATTGCACTGGAAGTTCCAAGTTATTTGCTGCCAGGCCGAGTCACTGTTTAGTTCTTTTGCTTGAGTGGTAATATTATGTGGAGAAAAAGAAGCAGCGAAGGTAATCTTTCTCTCGAGAGCTTTACTCCTGTCTATCTGAATTTCATTCTCAGCACAGCAAACGGTCCTTTCGCTGGTCCTGCTGGTCTCTTTTCCTACCGGACGATGCTCCTGGACATCATATTTCTGACTACCGTTACGATCAATTCTTGGAATCCTTATATACTACCGGGAGCATCCACGTTTCTGACAAAATCCAtcacactttttttttttttttttgataacgaCACTTGTTTTTTATGCAGCTGATGTACAGTGTCACCATACCGTGTGCAGTTTTGTTTTTTTAcctttctttcattctttctttCTGTTTTCATGACGTGAACCGATCAGAGATTGCTAATGCTAATGATAGACGGTGTAGACAGATTGCTAATAATAACTTGGATAAAAGGTTTCTAAATATTCTGGagatttttttttgaggggaataTTCTGGAAATTTTTCAAAGAGAAATGTCATGGCAATTCTTTTCTCAGTGAACTGGGCCATTTTGTCGGCCCAGTACGGGCCCATAAATGATTGGCCCACGGAGCGAATCCACAAAAGCCGTGCCCTCCCTGACTCGTTCCATTCCTTCGCCTCCGTAAGGTCAGGTCAGCCTCCCTCTCGCAGATCCCCACCCGCTCCGCCGCCGGCCATCGCGTCGCTCCCCTCGGCAGCCAGGTACGCGTCGGGAAGCTCTCTCCTTCCCTTTGCCATAAACCTAGCCCTCCGTCGCGCCGATTCGTCCCCGAATCAGGAGCGGGCGAAGGGTGGGTAGCTTACCTATTCTGATTTGGTGGCGCCGAATGCATCGCCTGCGTCGTTGGGGCCGTTCCTCCGTCGGATCTGCGGTGTCGCGTGCGCCTGCGTTTTTATCTCTTTTCCTGTCGATGTGACGGGCTTTTTACCCGCGATTTCGTGATGTCGTCTTCTCCGACTTGGGTGTTCGACTCCGATCTGCTGGCTGCTGCCTATCTGTATCTTACCTAGTCGAGCGATTGGATTAAGCGGTTCAAACTCTGGCTTGTTGAATTGTGCCGTGTGGTGTAATGGTTAGCTGTGTCTCTCGAATTGCTGCTACCTTGCGATATCAAGACATTGTTTAGGGTACTTTCGCAGTATTACTGATTGCGAAGAGATGTGAAATCATAGTTTTCCCCTGCGGAATGCATGGACCTAGACACCTAGTCTCTTGTCTTTTCATCTGGAGAGTTGGTTGATGCTGAGGTTATGATTAGGAATAACGATTGTAGAGGTTTGCCTTTGAGAAATGGTTAATGTCTGCATAACATGCTTGCAAATTCTTTTAAAATATCGTCAGACTTTCTTGCAATGGAATTTTCTTACCATGCTTGGAAACTTTATTGatgcaaaattttgaatttaataAATATTTAATATTTAATTTTGTGCTACACTGTTCTGGTCATGTTCAACCAGGGCAGAGGACATTTTGGCCAAGGATTTGCCTTTCCCCCTTAACTCTGCCCTGGGTATGAGTGCTTTGAAGCCTGTACTAGACATTTTAGTTCTGGATGATCACTTGCACTACTTGTTTCTTTCCAGCTATCCAGTATAGATCAACCAGTCACCATATGATTAGACATGTGTTTAATTGCAAACCAAATTGTCTTGTAATGTTTCTAAAGGAACTCGTAAAAAAATGCTAGATTGAAGtatttcttgattctttttagaCAGAAGTGATTGGATTCTAGATTGCTATTTCCCCCCTGTTGTGATAGGTGAGCCAAACAACTAACTTACTCTGTGAGGGTTAAATGTGTTTAGGATTTTTAAAGTCAATTGTGCTTATTTTTTTATGTTTACTGTTACAATCAGTGATTGCACCCTAAGTAACCATGAAAAGTACTCTATATCAGAAGATTAGTTCAAAAAGGCTTGTTCTCTCATTATGGTAGTATAGGCTGTAAATTTATTCTCTTTTGATGCAGGATGACAGAAGCACCATTTCTGCCGCGTGAGAGGCTCTTCAAGCAGCAACATTACTTCCAGAACTTGACCAAGCACACCTACCTGAAAGGGCGCTTCGATGTGATCACCTCCGTTGCCATCCCCCTTGCACTTGCTGCCTCCAGCATGTTCATGATTGTAAGTTTGAACTTTCAACCTTAGAGATTATTACTTGTTTAACTTTCCTTTTTGTTGTTTCCTCTCACCTGGTGGTTTGTTTCCTGGTTTTACGAACAGGGGCGTGGAGTTTACAACATGTCTCATGGGATTGGGAAAAAAGAGTGACCTTCCACTGGTTAGCTAGTGTTTCTACTTGGCATGGAAGTCATACCATCCAGACTATGAAGTCTTCTTTGCTTGCAAAATAATACTGTCAAAGAACAAGTCGACTACATTTTCGCATGATTTTTCTGTTTGTATTTGTGGATATGAAACGCCAGCAACTTGAAGATCAGTATTGTCGCTGTTTTGGTTAATTACTCCATTCCTTTCGTCTTTTGTGTATCCTTTCAATTGAAGCTGgccttgtttttttttctcctgGTGAGGTGTAATCATGTTACTCTGTTCATGAGCTGCTCCGCTCCACGTCATGCATAAATCTGGCTGAAGCATGCATAACTGTCAAACCAGGCggaaaatgtttttttttctctttcacaCGTAGGAGTACGTATGAGAAATCAAACCCATTCGTTTAGCGGCTTGATGTTTCTCCACCTCCACGGAAGAACAGCACTAGTCTTGCATATCAGGTTGACGACTGTCATCTTTGTTCCACCTCCACTGAAAAAGGACAGCACTAGTCTTGTAGTATATCCATTTATCGAGCTTATTTTATCCAAATGCAACTGTAACGTAATAACTCAGCATTTGGTTCTATTTTATCCTAAT
Above is a genomic segment from Miscanthus floridulus cultivar M001 chromosome 3, ASM1932011v1, whole genome shotgun sequence containing:
- the LOC136544621 gene encoding LOW QUALITY PROTEIN: uncharacterized protein (The sequence of the model RefSeq protein was modified relative to this genomic sequence to represent the inferred CDS: deleted 1 base in 1 codon), producing MMKTGYRLGGGVEHDGSAAEVVLAPGLVAVTDRVLTAPPPRAPRSRRGGFGLRSSRCPSLEARCWTAADVRAEIVACTRRSWRRKDRGLAGGVDGSVLCGGYDSYSAVAAEAATKQVEGAGLKEYDLALHLSADLFLFFSVDKQDRKFIYIETKAVGLKVVMMSPGFVYEPYSPRGHIPFWKRFFTPAGRRRVLRQLLLQMKNAYAVSRLRKKTGYTKKQFYDQALKIYKEVNTLMAHGDTSSLRKILTERMHSTIKNELKRRQSMWNSVHWELVEPAVSIRTLRARMIGLDKNDLDKVFIQLTLKFVTKQKFEAYNSRGAVVSGSGDKSKEVLVKDIWVFKRSLFHPGACWRVCGRITL
- the LOC136547367 gene encoding uncharacterized protein, with amino-acid sequence MAILFSVNWAILSAQYGPINDWPTERIHKSRALPDSFHSFASVRSGQPPSRRSPPAPPPAIASLPSAARMTEAPFLPRERLFKQQHYFQNLTKHTYLKGRFDVITSVAIPLALAASSMFMIGRGVYNMSHGIGKKE